The Manihot esculenta cultivar AM560-2 chromosome 1, M.esculenta_v8, whole genome shotgun sequence genome has a window encoding:
- the LOC110606300 gene encoding uncharacterized protein LOC110606300 isoform X1 translates to MKMCFCMLKKKMMSKNEEVEFVERRTSGRCKSEELVDLEQKGPGYCHRADENGIGDESTHGSERPLLVDIVEIIDSDDDSSPCEILGAKVMPMAPQVHNAHSAQEISELGTEVLKRKLLSSVKAGGNDNNQDIVDSCTGGKLKMTKSEKIIHKLNSSPAMDSSVANSGREFSPSMPTVLLQGEENIGVDSESQNGSDSSSSSGSEDEWDFSVDFSSMIKNWQQGRVHGARKRGELATDMVTTFKKDGELCMEVVCSLDRQKTSVRKLIYGTSATEYQDHNKLAVTSSTQGVRWDEPNDQGDMSAQIEHEVPSPSTARSSPALVGSSPSALPHALLPSVALTSGSAPLSSFVSAGTSSIPPIGGAPTSFSPTSSVDAISLTRSHVRTPIKLVNNALHPSDVCARKITSIFKIRLDKDGYCWKSVSKETKDLYWEEFQKHFIWDETNSSLIKIAWQRKAAERYRSLMCSFRKGKEKSMHVPDITWQKWNEAWSTEDFKSRSKQFSANRRSETGGPGSGISRHSGGSISHTAHAERLRKSLGREPLPYELFKVTHTRKGTSDLVDARAQSIKDAFLALKNHSSQPQEGCSEPPIVDEVMLYYQAVGGNKKRRVYGVGSQASTFYSQSFHTSFSSTTSRVQSEALRDELRQLHQTVDVLQQGNQKLRQSLAAMEERNQQCEQLMEKREKQREELIQECLHRMQEMMKMETKFSHISHSTALDHDTTLEDGTGNGDVSLDEH, encoded by the exons ATGAAAATGTGCTTTTGTATGCT aaaaaaaaagatgatgAGCAAAAATGAAGAGGTGGAATTCGTTGAAAGAAGAACAAGTGGTAGGTGTAAAAGTGAAGAGCTAGTTGATTTGGAGCAGAAAGGTCCTGGATATTGCCATAGGGCAGATGAGAATGGAATAG GGGATGAAAGTACTCATG GCAGTGAGAGACCCTTACTAGTAGACATTGTGGAGATTATTGACAGTGATGATGATTCTTCTCCTTGTGAAATTTTGGGTGCTAAAGTGATGCCTATGGCACCACAAGTGCACAATGCACATTCAGCGCAAGAAATTTCTGAACTTGGGACTGAAGTGCTTAAAAGAAAATTGCTTTCAAGTGTCAAGGCAGGAGGGAATGATAATAATCAAGATATTGTGGACAGTTGTACAGGTGGTAAACTTAAGATGACAAAAAGTGAAAAGATTATCCACAAGCTTAATAGCTCTCCTGCCATGGATAGTTCAGTAGCAAACAGTGGAAGGGAATTTTCTCCATCAATGCCAACTGTTTTGTTACAAGGTGAAGAGAATATTGGGGTAGATAGTGAATCTCAAAACGGGTCTGACAGTTCAAGTTCCTCTGGCTCAGAAGATGAATGGGATTTCTCAGTAGATTTTTCTTCAATGATTAAGAATTGGCAACAAGGGCGCGTACATGGAGCTCGTAAAAGGGGGGAGCTTGCCACAGACATGGTTACCACATTTAAGAAAGATGGAGAACTTTGTATGGAGGTTGTTTGTTCTCTAGACAGGCAGAAAACATCTGTGAGGAAATTGATTTATGGCACTTCAGCCACCGAATATCAAGATCATAACAAGTTAGCTGTGACCAG CAGCACACAAGGTGTCAGATGGGACGAGCCCAATGATCAGGGAGACATGTCTGCACAGATTGAGCATGAGGTTCCTTCACCTTCTACTGCGAGGTCTAGTCCAGCACTAGTTGGATCTTCACCTTCTGCATTACCTCATGCATTACTGCCATCTGTAGCACTTACATCTGGATCTGCTCCCTTATCATCGTTTGTTTCAGCTGGTACCTCATCCATTCCACCGATAGGCGGAGCACCCACATCATTTTCTCCAACGTCATCTGTGGATGCCATATCACTTACTCGCTCTCATGTGAGAACACCAATAAAGCTTGTGAATAATGC ATTACATCCGTCTGATGTTTGCGCCCGGAAGATTACATCCATATTTAAGATAAGATTGGATAAAGATGGCTATTGTTGGAAGAGCGTCTCCAAGGAGACAAAAGATTTGTATTGGGAAGAATTTCAG AAACACTTCATTTGGGATGAGACAAATTCATCTCTTATAAAGATTGCTTGGCAACGCAAGGCTGCAGAGCGATATAGGTCGCTCATGTGCTCCTTTAGGAAGGGGAAAGAGAAGTCTATGCACGTGCCTGATATTACATGGCAAAAATGGAATGAGGCATGGAGCACTGAAGATTTCAAATCACGGAGTAAGCAATTTTCAGCAAATCGTCGCAGTGAGACTGGAGGACCTGGATCTGGTATATCTCGTCACTCAGGGGGCTCAATTTCCCACACGGCACATGCAGAGAGATTG CGAAAGAGTCTTGGTCGAGAACCTCTTCCCTATGAGCTTTTTAAGGTGACCCATACTAGGAAAGGCACCTCTGATCTTGTTGATGCACGGGCACAATCAATTAAG GATGCATTTCTTGCACTTAAGAACCATTCATCTCAGCCACAAGAGGGCTGCAGTGAGCCTCCAATTGTGGATGAGGTGATGCTATACTATCAAGCTGTAGGAGGCAACAAGAAGCGACGAGTATATGGAGTAGGATCCCAAGCATCAACTTTCTACTCACAGTCATTTCACACATCTTTCTCTTCTACAACATCTCGTGTGCAGTCCGAGGCTCTGAGGGATGAGCTTCGACAACTGCACCAGACAGTTGATGTGCTGCAGCAGGGGAATCAGAAGCTACGACAAAGTTTGGCTGCTATGGAGGAGAGAAACCAGCAATGTGAGCAACTGATGGAGAAGAGAGAGAAGCAACGCGAGGAGCTGATTCAGGAGTGCTTGCATCGAATGCAGGAGATGATGAAGATGGAAACTAAGTTCTCTCACATATCACATTCTACGGCCCTGGATCATGACACTACACTTGAGGATGGCACTGGAAATGGTGATGTTAGCCTTGATGAGCATTAA
- the LOC110606300 gene encoding uncharacterized protein LOC110606300 isoform X2 encodes MKMCFCMLKKKMMSKNEEVEFVERRTSGRCKSEELVDLEQKGPGYCHRADENGIGDESTHGSERPLLVDIVEIIDSDDDSSPCEILGAKVMPMAPQVHNAHSAQEISELGTEVLKRKLLSSVKAGGNDNNQDIVDSCTGGKLKMTKSEKIIHKLNSSPAMDSSVANSGREFSPSMPTVLLQGEENIGVDSESQNGSDSSSSSGSEDEWDFSVDFSSMIKNWQQGRVHGARKRGELATDMVTTFKKDGELCMEVVCSLDRQKTSVRKLIYGTSATEYQDHNKLAVTSTQGVRWDEPNDQGDMSAQIEHEVPSPSTARSSPALVGSSPSALPHALLPSVALTSGSAPLSSFVSAGTSSIPPIGGAPTSFSPTSSVDAISLTRSHVRTPIKLVNNALHPSDVCARKITSIFKIRLDKDGYCWKSVSKETKDLYWEEFQKHFIWDETNSSLIKIAWQRKAAERYRSLMCSFRKGKEKSMHVPDITWQKWNEAWSTEDFKSRSKQFSANRRSETGGPGSGISRHSGGSISHTAHAERLRKSLGREPLPYELFKVTHTRKGTSDLVDARAQSIKDAFLALKNHSSQPQEGCSEPPIVDEVMLYYQAVGGNKKRRVYGVGSQASTFYSQSFHTSFSSTTSRVQSEALRDELRQLHQTVDVLQQGNQKLRQSLAAMEERNQQCEQLMEKREKQREELIQECLHRMQEMMKMETKFSHISHSTALDHDTTLEDGTGNGDVSLDEH; translated from the exons ATGAAAATGTGCTTTTGTATGCT aaaaaaaaagatgatgAGCAAAAATGAAGAGGTGGAATTCGTTGAAAGAAGAACAAGTGGTAGGTGTAAAAGTGAAGAGCTAGTTGATTTGGAGCAGAAAGGTCCTGGATATTGCCATAGGGCAGATGAGAATGGAATAG GGGATGAAAGTACTCATG GCAGTGAGAGACCCTTACTAGTAGACATTGTGGAGATTATTGACAGTGATGATGATTCTTCTCCTTGTGAAATTTTGGGTGCTAAAGTGATGCCTATGGCACCACAAGTGCACAATGCACATTCAGCGCAAGAAATTTCTGAACTTGGGACTGAAGTGCTTAAAAGAAAATTGCTTTCAAGTGTCAAGGCAGGAGGGAATGATAATAATCAAGATATTGTGGACAGTTGTACAGGTGGTAAACTTAAGATGACAAAAAGTGAAAAGATTATCCACAAGCTTAATAGCTCTCCTGCCATGGATAGTTCAGTAGCAAACAGTGGAAGGGAATTTTCTCCATCAATGCCAACTGTTTTGTTACAAGGTGAAGAGAATATTGGGGTAGATAGTGAATCTCAAAACGGGTCTGACAGTTCAAGTTCCTCTGGCTCAGAAGATGAATGGGATTTCTCAGTAGATTTTTCTTCAATGATTAAGAATTGGCAACAAGGGCGCGTACATGGAGCTCGTAAAAGGGGGGAGCTTGCCACAGACATGGTTACCACATTTAAGAAAGATGGAGAACTTTGTATGGAGGTTGTTTGTTCTCTAGACAGGCAGAAAACATCTGTGAGGAAATTGATTTATGGCACTTCAGCCACCGAATATCAAGATCATAACAAGTTAGCTGTGACCAG CACACAAGGTGTCAGATGGGACGAGCCCAATGATCAGGGAGACATGTCTGCACAGATTGAGCATGAGGTTCCTTCACCTTCTACTGCGAGGTCTAGTCCAGCACTAGTTGGATCTTCACCTTCTGCATTACCTCATGCATTACTGCCATCTGTAGCACTTACATCTGGATCTGCTCCCTTATCATCGTTTGTTTCAGCTGGTACCTCATCCATTCCACCGATAGGCGGAGCACCCACATCATTTTCTCCAACGTCATCTGTGGATGCCATATCACTTACTCGCTCTCATGTGAGAACACCAATAAAGCTTGTGAATAATGC ATTACATCCGTCTGATGTTTGCGCCCGGAAGATTACATCCATATTTAAGATAAGATTGGATAAAGATGGCTATTGTTGGAAGAGCGTCTCCAAGGAGACAAAAGATTTGTATTGGGAAGAATTTCAG AAACACTTCATTTGGGATGAGACAAATTCATCTCTTATAAAGATTGCTTGGCAACGCAAGGCTGCAGAGCGATATAGGTCGCTCATGTGCTCCTTTAGGAAGGGGAAAGAGAAGTCTATGCACGTGCCTGATATTACATGGCAAAAATGGAATGAGGCATGGAGCACTGAAGATTTCAAATCACGGAGTAAGCAATTTTCAGCAAATCGTCGCAGTGAGACTGGAGGACCTGGATCTGGTATATCTCGTCACTCAGGGGGCTCAATTTCCCACACGGCACATGCAGAGAGATTG CGAAAGAGTCTTGGTCGAGAACCTCTTCCCTATGAGCTTTTTAAGGTGACCCATACTAGGAAAGGCACCTCTGATCTTGTTGATGCACGGGCACAATCAATTAAG GATGCATTTCTTGCACTTAAGAACCATTCATCTCAGCCACAAGAGGGCTGCAGTGAGCCTCCAATTGTGGATGAGGTGATGCTATACTATCAAGCTGTAGGAGGCAACAAGAAGCGACGAGTATATGGAGTAGGATCCCAAGCATCAACTTTCTACTCACAGTCATTTCACACATCTTTCTCTTCTACAACATCTCGTGTGCAGTCCGAGGCTCTGAGGGATGAGCTTCGACAACTGCACCAGACAGTTGATGTGCTGCAGCAGGGGAATCAGAAGCTACGACAAAGTTTGGCTGCTATGGAGGAGAGAAACCAGCAATGTGAGCAACTGATGGAGAAGAGAGAGAAGCAACGCGAGGAGCTGATTCAGGAGTGCTTGCATCGAATGCAGGAGATGATGAAGATGGAAACTAAGTTCTCTCACATATCACATTCTACGGCCCTGGATCATGACACTACACTTGAGGATGGCACTGGAAATGGTGATGTTAGCCTTGATGAGCATTAA
- the LOC110606300 gene encoding uncharacterized protein LOC110606300 isoform X3 — protein MKMCFCMLKKKMMSKNEEVEFVERRTSGRCKSEELVDLEQKGPGYCHRADENGIGSERPLLVDIVEIIDSDDDSSPCEILGAKVMPMAPQVHNAHSAQEISELGTEVLKRKLLSSVKAGGNDNNQDIVDSCTGGKLKMTKSEKIIHKLNSSPAMDSSVANSGREFSPSMPTVLLQGEENIGVDSESQNGSDSSSSSGSEDEWDFSVDFSSMIKNWQQGRVHGARKRGELATDMVTTFKKDGELCMEVVCSLDRQKTSVRKLIYGTSATEYQDHNKLAVTSSTQGVRWDEPNDQGDMSAQIEHEVPSPSTARSSPALVGSSPSALPHALLPSVALTSGSAPLSSFVSAGTSSIPPIGGAPTSFSPTSSVDAISLTRSHVRTPIKLVNNALHPSDVCARKITSIFKIRLDKDGYCWKSVSKETKDLYWEEFQKHFIWDETNSSLIKIAWQRKAAERYRSLMCSFRKGKEKSMHVPDITWQKWNEAWSTEDFKSRSKQFSANRRSETGGPGSGISRHSGGSISHTAHAERLRKSLGREPLPYELFKVTHTRKGTSDLVDARAQSIKDAFLALKNHSSQPQEGCSEPPIVDEVMLYYQAVGGNKKRRVYGVGSQASTFYSQSFHTSFSSTTSRVQSEALRDELRQLHQTVDVLQQGNQKLRQSLAAMEERNQQCEQLMEKREKQREELIQECLHRMQEMMKMETKFSHISHSTALDHDTTLEDGTGNGDVSLDEH, from the exons ATGAAAATGTGCTTTTGTATGCT aaaaaaaaagatgatgAGCAAAAATGAAGAGGTGGAATTCGTTGAAAGAAGAACAAGTGGTAGGTGTAAAAGTGAAGAGCTAGTTGATTTGGAGCAGAAAGGTCCTGGATATTGCCATAGGGCAGATGAGAATGGAATAG GCAGTGAGAGACCCTTACTAGTAGACATTGTGGAGATTATTGACAGTGATGATGATTCTTCTCCTTGTGAAATTTTGGGTGCTAAAGTGATGCCTATGGCACCACAAGTGCACAATGCACATTCAGCGCAAGAAATTTCTGAACTTGGGACTGAAGTGCTTAAAAGAAAATTGCTTTCAAGTGTCAAGGCAGGAGGGAATGATAATAATCAAGATATTGTGGACAGTTGTACAGGTGGTAAACTTAAGATGACAAAAAGTGAAAAGATTATCCACAAGCTTAATAGCTCTCCTGCCATGGATAGTTCAGTAGCAAACAGTGGAAGGGAATTTTCTCCATCAATGCCAACTGTTTTGTTACAAGGTGAAGAGAATATTGGGGTAGATAGTGAATCTCAAAACGGGTCTGACAGTTCAAGTTCCTCTGGCTCAGAAGATGAATGGGATTTCTCAGTAGATTTTTCTTCAATGATTAAGAATTGGCAACAAGGGCGCGTACATGGAGCTCGTAAAAGGGGGGAGCTTGCCACAGACATGGTTACCACATTTAAGAAAGATGGAGAACTTTGTATGGAGGTTGTTTGTTCTCTAGACAGGCAGAAAACATCTGTGAGGAAATTGATTTATGGCACTTCAGCCACCGAATATCAAGATCATAACAAGTTAGCTGTGACCAG CAGCACACAAGGTGTCAGATGGGACGAGCCCAATGATCAGGGAGACATGTCTGCACAGATTGAGCATGAGGTTCCTTCACCTTCTACTGCGAGGTCTAGTCCAGCACTAGTTGGATCTTCACCTTCTGCATTACCTCATGCATTACTGCCATCTGTAGCACTTACATCTGGATCTGCTCCCTTATCATCGTTTGTTTCAGCTGGTACCTCATCCATTCCACCGATAGGCGGAGCACCCACATCATTTTCTCCAACGTCATCTGTGGATGCCATATCACTTACTCGCTCTCATGTGAGAACACCAATAAAGCTTGTGAATAATGC ATTACATCCGTCTGATGTTTGCGCCCGGAAGATTACATCCATATTTAAGATAAGATTGGATAAAGATGGCTATTGTTGGAAGAGCGTCTCCAAGGAGACAAAAGATTTGTATTGGGAAGAATTTCAG AAACACTTCATTTGGGATGAGACAAATTCATCTCTTATAAAGATTGCTTGGCAACGCAAGGCTGCAGAGCGATATAGGTCGCTCATGTGCTCCTTTAGGAAGGGGAAAGAGAAGTCTATGCACGTGCCTGATATTACATGGCAAAAATGGAATGAGGCATGGAGCACTGAAGATTTCAAATCACGGAGTAAGCAATTTTCAGCAAATCGTCGCAGTGAGACTGGAGGACCTGGATCTGGTATATCTCGTCACTCAGGGGGCTCAATTTCCCACACGGCACATGCAGAGAGATTG CGAAAGAGTCTTGGTCGAGAACCTCTTCCCTATGAGCTTTTTAAGGTGACCCATACTAGGAAAGGCACCTCTGATCTTGTTGATGCACGGGCACAATCAATTAAG GATGCATTTCTTGCACTTAAGAACCATTCATCTCAGCCACAAGAGGGCTGCAGTGAGCCTCCAATTGTGGATGAGGTGATGCTATACTATCAAGCTGTAGGAGGCAACAAGAAGCGACGAGTATATGGAGTAGGATCCCAAGCATCAACTTTCTACTCACAGTCATTTCACACATCTTTCTCTTCTACAACATCTCGTGTGCAGTCCGAGGCTCTGAGGGATGAGCTTCGACAACTGCACCAGACAGTTGATGTGCTGCAGCAGGGGAATCAGAAGCTACGACAAAGTTTGGCTGCTATGGAGGAGAGAAACCAGCAATGTGAGCAACTGATGGAGAAGAGAGAGAAGCAACGCGAGGAGCTGATTCAGGAGTGCTTGCATCGAATGCAGGAGATGATGAAGATGGAAACTAAGTTCTCTCACATATCACATTCTACGGCCCTGGATCATGACACTACACTTGAGGATGGCACTGGAAATGGTGATGTTAGCCTTGATGAGCATTAA
- the LOC110606300 gene encoding uncharacterized protein LOC110606300 isoform X4, producing MMSKNEEVEFVERRTSGRCKSEELVDLEQKGPGYCHRADENGIGDESTHGSERPLLVDIVEIIDSDDDSSPCEILGAKVMPMAPQVHNAHSAQEISELGTEVLKRKLLSSVKAGGNDNNQDIVDSCTGGKLKMTKSEKIIHKLNSSPAMDSSVANSGREFSPSMPTVLLQGEENIGVDSESQNGSDSSSSSGSEDEWDFSVDFSSMIKNWQQGRVHGARKRGELATDMVTTFKKDGELCMEVVCSLDRQKTSVRKLIYGTSATEYQDHNKLAVTSSTQGVRWDEPNDQGDMSAQIEHEVPSPSTARSSPALVGSSPSALPHALLPSVALTSGSAPLSSFVSAGTSSIPPIGGAPTSFSPTSSVDAISLTRSHVRTPIKLVNNALHPSDVCARKITSIFKIRLDKDGYCWKSVSKETKDLYWEEFQKHFIWDETNSSLIKIAWQRKAAERYRSLMCSFRKGKEKSMHVPDITWQKWNEAWSTEDFKSRSKQFSANRRSETGGPGSGISRHSGGSISHTAHAERLRKSLGREPLPYELFKVTHTRKGTSDLVDARAQSIKDAFLALKNHSSQPQEGCSEPPIVDEVMLYYQAVGGNKKRRVYGVGSQASTFYSQSFHTSFSSTTSRVQSEALRDELRQLHQTVDVLQQGNQKLRQSLAAMEERNQQCEQLMEKREKQREELIQECLHRMQEMMKMETKFSHISHSTALDHDTTLEDGTGNGDVSLDEH from the exons atgatgAGCAAAAATGAAGAGGTGGAATTCGTTGAAAGAAGAACAAGTGGTAGGTGTAAAAGTGAAGAGCTAGTTGATTTGGAGCAGAAAGGTCCTGGATATTGCCATAGGGCAGATGAGAATGGAATAG GGGATGAAAGTACTCATG GCAGTGAGAGACCCTTACTAGTAGACATTGTGGAGATTATTGACAGTGATGATGATTCTTCTCCTTGTGAAATTTTGGGTGCTAAAGTGATGCCTATGGCACCACAAGTGCACAATGCACATTCAGCGCAAGAAATTTCTGAACTTGGGACTGAAGTGCTTAAAAGAAAATTGCTTTCAAGTGTCAAGGCAGGAGGGAATGATAATAATCAAGATATTGTGGACAGTTGTACAGGTGGTAAACTTAAGATGACAAAAAGTGAAAAGATTATCCACAAGCTTAATAGCTCTCCTGCCATGGATAGTTCAGTAGCAAACAGTGGAAGGGAATTTTCTCCATCAATGCCAACTGTTTTGTTACAAGGTGAAGAGAATATTGGGGTAGATAGTGAATCTCAAAACGGGTCTGACAGTTCAAGTTCCTCTGGCTCAGAAGATGAATGGGATTTCTCAGTAGATTTTTCTTCAATGATTAAGAATTGGCAACAAGGGCGCGTACATGGAGCTCGTAAAAGGGGGGAGCTTGCCACAGACATGGTTACCACATTTAAGAAAGATGGAGAACTTTGTATGGAGGTTGTTTGTTCTCTAGACAGGCAGAAAACATCTGTGAGGAAATTGATTTATGGCACTTCAGCCACCGAATATCAAGATCATAACAAGTTAGCTGTGACCAG CAGCACACAAGGTGTCAGATGGGACGAGCCCAATGATCAGGGAGACATGTCTGCACAGATTGAGCATGAGGTTCCTTCACCTTCTACTGCGAGGTCTAGTCCAGCACTAGTTGGATCTTCACCTTCTGCATTACCTCATGCATTACTGCCATCTGTAGCACTTACATCTGGATCTGCTCCCTTATCATCGTTTGTTTCAGCTGGTACCTCATCCATTCCACCGATAGGCGGAGCACCCACATCATTTTCTCCAACGTCATCTGTGGATGCCATATCACTTACTCGCTCTCATGTGAGAACACCAATAAAGCTTGTGAATAATGC ATTACATCCGTCTGATGTTTGCGCCCGGAAGATTACATCCATATTTAAGATAAGATTGGATAAAGATGGCTATTGTTGGAAGAGCGTCTCCAAGGAGACAAAAGATTTGTATTGGGAAGAATTTCAG AAACACTTCATTTGGGATGAGACAAATTCATCTCTTATAAAGATTGCTTGGCAACGCAAGGCTGCAGAGCGATATAGGTCGCTCATGTGCTCCTTTAGGAAGGGGAAAGAGAAGTCTATGCACGTGCCTGATATTACATGGCAAAAATGGAATGAGGCATGGAGCACTGAAGATTTCAAATCACGGAGTAAGCAATTTTCAGCAAATCGTCGCAGTGAGACTGGAGGACCTGGATCTGGTATATCTCGTCACTCAGGGGGCTCAATTTCCCACACGGCACATGCAGAGAGATTG CGAAAGAGTCTTGGTCGAGAACCTCTTCCCTATGAGCTTTTTAAGGTGACCCATACTAGGAAAGGCACCTCTGATCTTGTTGATGCACGGGCACAATCAATTAAG GATGCATTTCTTGCACTTAAGAACCATTCATCTCAGCCACAAGAGGGCTGCAGTGAGCCTCCAATTGTGGATGAGGTGATGCTATACTATCAAGCTGTAGGAGGCAACAAGAAGCGACGAGTATATGGAGTAGGATCCCAAGCATCAACTTTCTACTCACAGTCATTTCACACATCTTTCTCTTCTACAACATCTCGTGTGCAGTCCGAGGCTCTGAGGGATGAGCTTCGACAACTGCACCAGACAGTTGATGTGCTGCAGCAGGGGAATCAGAAGCTACGACAAAGTTTGGCTGCTATGGAGGAGAGAAACCAGCAATGTGAGCAACTGATGGAGAAGAGAGAGAAGCAACGCGAGGAGCTGATTCAGGAGTGCTTGCATCGAATGCAGGAGATGATGAAGATGGAAACTAAGTTCTCTCACATATCACATTCTACGGCCCTGGATCATGACACTACACTTGAGGATGGCACTGGAAATGGTGATGTTAGCCTTGATGAGCATTAA